A window of the Tripterygium wilfordii isolate XIE 37 chromosome 12, ASM1340144v1, whole genome shotgun sequence genome harbors these coding sequences:
- the LOC120010161 gene encoding uncharacterized protein LOC120010161 isoform X2, with protein sequence MANTGENPQDFVVPPVEGFSGGGTAYGWNDSGLQGSSKLLGSTDPTEIPTADLVHVWCMASTANVGPQEMPRNLDPVNLLAGRNERESVQIALRPKISWASSGVVGIVQIQFGDLCSSTGNRLAVGQSLTLRQVVPILGVPDVLVPLDLPVSQISLQPGETTAVWVSIDVPSSQPPGLYEGEIILTAAKADAKSLQCLGKAEKHQAYKELRNCLDIVEPIDGKSSDEMVESVKSATTSLRRVLQSPLFCEFFSDNGPVDMMAEDAISNLSVRVKLNLTVWDFILPITPSLPAVFGISDTVIEDRFGVERGSEAWYEALDQHFNWLLQYKISPYFCRWGDSMRVLTYTSPWPANHPKSEEYFSDPRLAAYAVPYNQAVCGNDAAKDYLQKEVEILRTKDHWKKAYFYLWDEPLNLEHYDSVRNMARPSDAPLAPTPFEAFIKVPNFLRPHTQIYCTSEWVLGNREDLVKDILAELQPGNGEEWWTYVCLGPSDPHPNWHLGMRGTQHRAVMWRIWKEGGTGFLYWGANCYEKATVPSAEIRFRHGLPPGDGVLFYPGEVFSSSHQPVASLRLERILSGLQDFEYLKLYASKYGRDEGIALLERTGVYLGPEQYTLEHTPIEMMRGEVFNNCRA encoded by the exons ATGGCTAATACTG GagaaaaccctcaagactttgTTGTGCCACCTGTTGAAGGGTTTTCTGGAGGGGGAACAGCTTATGGATGGAATGACAGTGGCCTACAAGGTTCAAGCAAACTCTTGGGATCTACTGACCCCACTGAGATTCCGACTGCTGATCTAGTACATGTGTGGTGCATGGCAAGCACCGCCAATGTTGGACCACAAGAGATGCCTAGAAATTTGGACCCT GTAAATCTTCTGGCTGGTagaaatgaaagagaaagtgtgcAAATTGCTCTACGTCCAAAAATCTCATGGGCTAGTTCTGGTGTTGTAGGGATTGTGCAGATCCAATTTGGTGACTTGTGCTCCTCGACTGGAAATAG GTTGGCTGTTGGACAATCATTAACATTGCGGCAAGTTGTGCCCATATTAGGTGTCCCAGATGTTCTTGTTCCCCTTGACCTTCCTGTTAGTCAGATAAGCTTACAACCAGG AGAAACAACTGCTGTTTGGGTTTCCATAGACGTTCCCAGTTCACAGCCCCCTGGTCTGTATGAAGGGGAGATCATTCTTACTGCAGCAAAAGCAGATGCAAA GTCATTACAATGCTTGGGAAAAGCTGAGAAACATCAAGCATACAAGGAACTTAGGAACTGTCTTGACATTGTAGAGCCCATTGACGGAAAGTCATCGGATGAAATG GTAGAAAGTGTCAAATCTGCGACTACATCGTTGAGAAGAGTTCTTCAATCTCCTTTATTTTGTGAGTTCTTTTCAGATAATGGGCCAGTTGATATGATGGCTGAAGACGCTATTTCAAACCTTTCAGTTCGTGTGAAGCTTAATTTAACAGTTTGGGACTTCATTCTTCCGATAACGCCTTCACTTCCTGCTGTATTTGGT ATATCTGATACTGTAATTGAGGATCGTTTTGGCGTTGAACGTGGAAGTGAGGCATGGTATGAGGCATTGGATCAGCATTTCAACTGGTTACTTCAATACAAAATCAGCCCATACTTTTGCAGATGGGGTGACAGTATGCGTGTTTTGACATATACATCTCCATGGCCTG CCAATCATCCAAAATCAGAGGAATATTTTTCAGACCCGCGTCTGGCAGCGTATGCTGTACCATATAACCAAGCGGTCTGCGG TAATGATGCGGCAAAGGATTACTTGCAGAAAGAAGTTGAAATCCTGAGGACGAAAGATCATTGGAAGAAAGCTTATTTTTACTTGTGGGATGAG CCGCTGAATTTGGAGCATTATGATTCTGTTCGCAACATGGCTA GACCTAGTGATGCACCTCTTGCACCCACACCTTTCGAGGCTTTCATAAAAGTTCCAAACTTCCTGCGCCCTCACACTCAAATTTATTGTACTAG TGAGTGGGTGCTTGGTAATCGAGAGGATTTGGTCAAGGATATTCTTGCTGAATTGCAACCGGGGAATGGTGAG GAATGGTGGACATATGTATGCCTGGGGCCATCTGATCCACATCCCAATTGGCACCTTGGGATGCGAGGGACACAACATCGTGCTGTGATGTGGCGTATTTGGAAAGAAGGTGGAACTGGATTTTTATATTGGGGTGCCAACTGTTATGAGAAGGCCACCGTTCCCAGTGCAGAG ATAAGATTCAGGCATGGACTACCTCCAGGTGATGGAGTTTTGTTCTACCCTGGCGAGGTGTTCTCATCTTCACATCAACCAGTTGCTTCACTAAGACTAGAGCGGATTCTGAGTGGACTGCAG GATTTTGAGTATCTGAAGCTATATGCCTCAAAATATGGTAGAGATGAAGGGATTGCCCTGTTAGAAAGGACAGGTGTGTATCTAGGTCCTGAACAGTACACACTTGAGCACACTCCAATCGAAATGATGCGAGGTGAAGTCTTCAATAATTGCCGAGCTTGA
- the LOC120010518 gene encoding DNA ligase 1, translated as MESGDDFLPFAPSQEPSSPVPQRKLKRLKKASRVSSDPLLDQSENAASIEAAEFGSLEILNTEENDGRRVEESNSGSGSPLEGFDEESELNYGFSGLDLQEDDRVPEKDADFRSMEKEFDENGEGQRESIEMGEENGDLGTEDSEKKRRHFDEVEEKREKNKKKRAKNSHDDEKLKSGAPSKRKAEKERRDYLNQLRAESQRLLRETSDVGFKPAPLVTKPISSVLEKIRKRKLEISRRSVMLETDFVHDDDTENIEGGNAGYEKADIKEMVGHPDEMENSLNASCADVSKNPVNQSSNENIPSQMALDEEANNTFRPPIDDTQDLTIDSQTSDSQDELPNVSPSSPVEEVLAPSVLVMNLKLDSAPPDDVSSDEDDNDKENIDPRAHGSADMTSSPRGDPVKAFVDDEAEEEDDSDNDLQFQDDEEDENEEDAEGLADMIATECEENTIDNERRNLLHQKWLEQQDAAGTKSLLQRLKCGLEQKEMTLPCEEEDASEDEEGFSDEPEEQFVSKSVVRMNLRKAKEMIPQMFTDKDDVYLSSDDEDAEKSLVKQCLSEKAERKASFLSPADDENSRKVFSLIKKVNVPDIRKKAKVSSFLTMPLVGGNKNITSKSSFLGRVSNHSLSSSHKHGSSSVRSFIFERDDSNSRSTMSMLEDSSDMVQRENHSAKIASGKSGYSHVKSSTQNTEIATENKSGTSLYEILTRSSTRSSSCIQESKVGQTASVFSAFKLKKELIKQETKVSIRNV; from the exons ATGGAGAGCGGCGATGATTTCCTACCATTTGCGCCCTCCCAAGAACCTTCCTCACCAGTTCCTCAAAGGAAGCTGAAACGCCTGAAAAAGGCATCTAGGGTTTCCAGTGACCCTCTTCTCGATCAATCAGAAAATGCGGCTTCGATTGAAGCAGCGGAATTCGGCAGTCTTGAAATCCTGAATACTGAAGAGAACGACGGTCGACGTGTTGAGGAATCCAATTCGGGATCTGGATCCCCATTGGAGGGATTTGACGAGGAAAGTGAGCTGAATTATGGTTTTTCTGGTTTAGATCTCCAAGAGGATGATAGGGTCCCTGAGAAGGATGCGGATTTTAGGTCCATGGAAAAGGAATTCGATGAAAATGGCGAGGGTCAGAGGGAGTCTATTGAAATGGGAGAGGAAAATGGGGATCTCGGGACAGAGGATTCTGAGAAGAAACGCCGTCACTTTGACGAagtagaggagaagagagagaagaacaagaagaagcgGGCTAAGAATAGTCACGATGATGAAAAGCTCAAGTCAGGCGCCCCATCTAAAAGAAAGGCAGAGAAG GAAAGAAGAGACTATCTCAATCAGCTCCGAGCAGAATCTCAGAGACTGTTGCGAG AAACAAGTGACGTTGGATTTAAACCTGCTCCTCTGGTTACAAAGCCCATTTCATCTGTTTTGGAGAAGATTCGGAAAAGAAAGCTAGAGATTTCCAGAAG ATCTGTCATGCTTGAGACAGACTTTGTTCATGATGATGATACTGAAAACATCGAGGGAGGAAATGCTGGGTACGAAAAAGCAGACATAAAGGAGATGGTTGGTCATCCGGATGAAATGGAAAACAGTTTAAATGCCTCGTGTGCAGATGTATCAAAGAATCCTGTAAATCAGTCGAGTAATGAAAATATACCTTCCCAGATG GCATTGGACGAGGAAGCAAACAACACATTTCGACCTCCCATTGATGATACTCAG GATCTGACTATTGATTCTCAAACAAGTGACTCTCAAGATGAGCTGCCAAACGTATCACCTAGCAGTCCTGTCGAGGAAGTCTTGGCACCATCCGTACTTGTGATGAACTTAAAGCTTGATTCTGCGCCTCCTGATGACGT CTCTTCTGATGAAGATGACAATGACAAAGAAAACATTGATCCACGTGCACATGGATCAGCTGACATGACTTCATCTCCTCGTGGGGATCCTGTTAAAGCTTTTGTTGATGATGAAGctgaggaagaagatgacaGTGACAATGACTTACAATTCCAGGATGATGAAGAAGACGAGAATGAAGAAGATGCTGAGGGACTTGCTGATATGATAGCAACTGAATGTGAAGAAAACACAATAGATAACGAAAGACGCAATCTACTTCATCAGAAGTGGCTTGAGCAACAGGATGCTGCTGGAACAAAAAGTCTTTTGCAGAGACTTAAATGTGGTTTGGAACAAAAAGAAATGACTTTGCCCTGTGAGGAGGAAGATGCAAGTGAAGATGAAGAAGGTTTTAGTGATGAACCCGAAGAGCAATTTGTTTCAAAAAGTGTTGTGAGAATGAATTTGAGAAAAGCTAAGGAAATGATTCCTCAGATGTTTACCGATAAGGATGACGTTTACTTATCATCTGACGATGAGGATGCAGAAAAAAGTCTGGTCAAACAATGCCTTTCCGAGAAAGCT GAAAGGAAGGCCTCATTTTTGTCCCCAGCGGATGATGAAAACTCCAGAAAAGTTTTTAGTCTTATAAAGAAGGTTAATGTGCCTGACATCAGGAAGAAAGCCAAAGTGTCAT CCTTTTTAACTATGCCACTTGTGGGAGGAAACAAGAATATAACATCAAAG TCATCTTTCCTTGGTCGGGTCTCAAATCATTCTCTGTCATCATCCCATAAGCATGGATCAAGTTCAGTTCGTTCATTTATCTTTGAACGTGATGACAGCAACAGCAGAAGCACAATGTCAATGTTAGAGGATTCTTCTGATATG GTTCAGAGAGAGAACCATTCAGCAAAAATTGCTTCAGGCAAATCTGGTTACTCCCATGTCAAATCTAGTACTCAAAACACAGAGATTGCAACAGAAAATAAATCAGGCACTTCATTATATGAAATATTGACACGATCTTCGACGCGTTCTAGCAGCTGCATTCAGGAGAGTAAGGTTGGGCAAACTGCATCTGTATTTTCTGCTTTCAAGTTGAAAAAGGAGCTGATAAAGCAAGAAACTAAAGTGTCTATAAGAAATGTTTAG
- the LOC120010161 gene encoding uncharacterized protein LOC120010161 isoform X1 codes for MANTGENPQDFVVPPVEGFSGGGTAYGWNDSGLQGSSKLLGSTDPTEIPTADLVHVWCMASTANVGPQEMPRNLDPVNLLAGRNERESVQIALRPKISWASSGVVGIVQIQFGDLCSSTGNRLAVGQSLTLRQVVPILGVPDVLVPLDLPVSQISLQPGETTAVWVSIDVPSSQPPGLYEGEIILTAAKADAKSLQCLGKAEKHQAYKELRNCLDIVEPIDGKSSDEMVESVKSATTSLRRVLQSPLFCEFFSDNGPVDMMAEDAISNLSVRVKLNLTVWDFILPITPSLPAVFGISDTVIEDRFGVERGSEAWYEALDQHFNWLLQYKISPYFCRWGDSMRVLTYTSPWPANHPKSEEYFSDPRLAAYAVPYNQAVCGNDAAKDYLQKEVEILRTKDHWKKAYFYLWDEPLNLEHYDSVRNMASEIHAYAPDARVLTTYYCGPSDAPLAPTPFEAFIKVPNFLRPHTQIYCTSEWVLGNREDLVKDILAELQPGNGEEWWTYVCLGPSDPHPNWHLGMRGTQHRAVMWRIWKEGGTGFLYWGANCYEKATVPSAEIRFRHGLPPGDGVLFYPGEVFSSSHQPVASLRLERILSGLQDFEYLKLYASKYGRDEGIALLERTGVYLGPEQYTLEHTPIEMMRGEVFNNCRA; via the exons ATGGCTAATACTG GagaaaaccctcaagactttgTTGTGCCACCTGTTGAAGGGTTTTCTGGAGGGGGAACAGCTTATGGATGGAATGACAGTGGCCTACAAGGTTCAAGCAAACTCTTGGGATCTACTGACCCCACTGAGATTCCGACTGCTGATCTAGTACATGTGTGGTGCATGGCAAGCACCGCCAATGTTGGACCACAAGAGATGCCTAGAAATTTGGACCCT GTAAATCTTCTGGCTGGTagaaatgaaagagaaagtgtgcAAATTGCTCTACGTCCAAAAATCTCATGGGCTAGTTCTGGTGTTGTAGGGATTGTGCAGATCCAATTTGGTGACTTGTGCTCCTCGACTGGAAATAG GTTGGCTGTTGGACAATCATTAACATTGCGGCAAGTTGTGCCCATATTAGGTGTCCCAGATGTTCTTGTTCCCCTTGACCTTCCTGTTAGTCAGATAAGCTTACAACCAGG AGAAACAACTGCTGTTTGGGTTTCCATAGACGTTCCCAGTTCACAGCCCCCTGGTCTGTATGAAGGGGAGATCATTCTTACTGCAGCAAAAGCAGATGCAAA GTCATTACAATGCTTGGGAAAAGCTGAGAAACATCAAGCATACAAGGAACTTAGGAACTGTCTTGACATTGTAGAGCCCATTGACGGAAAGTCATCGGATGAAATG GTAGAAAGTGTCAAATCTGCGACTACATCGTTGAGAAGAGTTCTTCAATCTCCTTTATTTTGTGAGTTCTTTTCAGATAATGGGCCAGTTGATATGATGGCTGAAGACGCTATTTCAAACCTTTCAGTTCGTGTGAAGCTTAATTTAACAGTTTGGGACTTCATTCTTCCGATAACGCCTTCACTTCCTGCTGTATTTGGT ATATCTGATACTGTAATTGAGGATCGTTTTGGCGTTGAACGTGGAAGTGAGGCATGGTATGAGGCATTGGATCAGCATTTCAACTGGTTACTTCAATACAAAATCAGCCCATACTTTTGCAGATGGGGTGACAGTATGCGTGTTTTGACATATACATCTCCATGGCCTG CCAATCATCCAAAATCAGAGGAATATTTTTCAGACCCGCGTCTGGCAGCGTATGCTGTACCATATAACCAAGCGGTCTGCGG TAATGATGCGGCAAAGGATTACTTGCAGAAAGAAGTTGAAATCCTGAGGACGAAAGATCATTGGAAGAAAGCTTATTTTTACTTGTGGGATGAG CCGCTGAATTTGGAGCATTATGATTCTGTTCGCAACATGGCTAGTGAGATTCATGCTTATGCTCCTGATGCCCGTGTTTTAACTACTTATTATTGTG GACCTAGTGATGCACCTCTTGCACCCACACCTTTCGAGGCTTTCATAAAAGTTCCAAACTTCCTGCGCCCTCACACTCAAATTTATTGTACTAG TGAGTGGGTGCTTGGTAATCGAGAGGATTTGGTCAAGGATATTCTTGCTGAATTGCAACCGGGGAATGGTGAG GAATGGTGGACATATGTATGCCTGGGGCCATCTGATCCACATCCCAATTGGCACCTTGGGATGCGAGGGACACAACATCGTGCTGTGATGTGGCGTATTTGGAAAGAAGGTGGAACTGGATTTTTATATTGGGGTGCCAACTGTTATGAGAAGGCCACCGTTCCCAGTGCAGAG ATAAGATTCAGGCATGGACTACCTCCAGGTGATGGAGTTTTGTTCTACCCTGGCGAGGTGTTCTCATCTTCACATCAACCAGTTGCTTCACTAAGACTAGAGCGGATTCTGAGTGGACTGCAG GATTTTGAGTATCTGAAGCTATATGCCTCAAAATATGGTAGAGATGAAGGGATTGCCCTGTTAGAAAGGACAGGTGTGTATCTAGGTCCTGAACAGTACACACTTGAGCACACTCCAATCGAAATGATGCGAGGTGAAGTCTTCAATAATTGCCGAGCTTGA
- the LOC120011442 gene encoding zinc finger protein GAI-ASSOCIATED FACTOR 1-like — MEESENPSTMTVTTAASEEATSLSGNLLPVEPPKKKRNLPGMPDPDAEVIALSPKTLMATNRFVCEICGKGFQRDQNLQLHMRGHNLPWKLKQRTGKEIRKRVYVCPEPSCVHHNPTRALGDLTGIKKHFCRKHGEKKWKCERCSKKYAVQSDWKAHMKTCGSREYKCDCGTIFSRRDNFITHRAFCDALAQESAREQALSVSVTEGNVGASANAKRVVTSPPPPPHTPSTTVVSPGVSVQSSELAENPIGISPPSSGSACFTSSTSASTSVFASKFAVSTAAETPAISQASSSFARPDYKSGTTALEPTLLTLSPSLYLSTKTASLFPAQNQDHGNYSTPSAQPALSATALLQKAAQMGVSSSNPSFLRGIALSGSPSDGIVKQERDLVAAGLGLALPSGDVMVGPSSLFGDKPTTLDLFGLGVDGGASSRGFSALLNSFGGDFNVGGPTASYGGRGGSSPGGNT; from the exons ATGGAGGAGTCGGAAAATCCATCGACGATGACGGTTACAACCGCCGCTTCTGAAGAAGCCACAAGCTTATCCGGTAATTTACTACCAGTCGAACCGCCAAAGAAGAAACGAAACCTCCCTGGAATGCCTG ATCCAGATGCGGAGGTGATTGCGTTATCGCCAAAAACTCTTATGGCCACAAACCGATTCGTGTGCGAGATCTGCGGGAAGGGATTTCAACGCGACCAGAACTTGCAGCTTCACATGAGAGGCCACAATCTTCCGTGGAAACTGAAGCAGCGAACGGGCAAAGAAATCCGTAAGCGTGTTTACGTGTGCCCGGAGCCATCGTGCGTTCACCACAACCCGACGAGGGCACTCGGTGACTTGACTGGCATCAAGAAGCACTTCTGTAGAAAGCACGGTGAGAAGAAGTGGAAGTGCGAGAGGTGCTCGAAGAAATACGCTGTGCAGTCCGATTGGAAGGCGCACATGAAAACGTGCGGCAGTAGAGAATATAAATGTGACTGCGGCACTATCTTCTCCAG GCGCGATAACTTTATAACACACAGGGCGTTCTGCGATGCATTGGCACAGGAAAGTGCGAGAGAACAAGCCCTCTCGGTTTCTGTTACAGAAGGAAATGTGGGTGCCAGTGCCAATGCCAAGAGAGTGGTTACTTCGCCGCCACCGCCTCCTCATACCCCGTCTACTACTGTAGTCTCTCCGGGCGTGTCTGTTCAAAGTTCAG AATTGGCTGAAAATCCAATTGGGATCTCACCACCTTCATCTGGTTCTGCCTGCTTCACCTCGAGTACTAGTGCAAGCACCAGTGTTTTCGCGAGTAAATTTGCCGTCTCAACAGCAGCAGAAACACCGGCAATATCACAAGCATCATCATCCTTCGCTCGTCCAGACTACAAGTCTGGAACTACAGCTCTGGAACCCACATTACTGACTCTCTCCCCATCTCTGTATCTCTCCACCAAGACAGCTTCTCTCTTCCCAGCACAAAATCAAGATCATGGAAACTACAGTACTCCAAGTGCACAACCGGCCTTGTCCGCAACCGCATTGCTTCAGAAGGCGGCTCAAATGGGAGTTTCATCATCAAACCCATCGTTTCTTCGTGGGATCGCTTTATCAGGTTCTCCATCAGATGGGATTGTGAAACAAGAGAGGGATTTGGTGGCAGCTGGGCTTGGGCTTGCTTTGCCCTCTGGTGACGTTATGGTCGGCCCATCGTCTCTGTTTGGAGACAAGCCCACCACGCTTGATCTTTTTGGGCTGGGCGTGGATGGTGGTGCTTCTTCAAGAGGGTTTTCTGCCCTGTTAAATTCCTTTGGAGGCGACTTCAATGTCGGTGGTCCAACGGCGTCGTATGGTGGAAGAGGAGGGAGTTCCCCTGGAGGAAACACATAG
- the LOC120010245 gene encoding uncharacterized protein LOC120010245, translated as MTLLAFVLAGDPTTRRCFKFQLSTQPPRTSCCKTSEFRPFSSTDLKMNWIQRKIYLYNVTFGLYMLDWWERCLFNTLVVVLMWFIFYNTSRYLTDFGKRHLW; from the exons ATGACACTTTTGGCCTTTGTCTTAGCCGGCGACCCGACGACCCGTCGATGTTTCAAGTTCCAACTTTCAACACAGCCACCCAGGACTAGCTGTTGCAAGACTTCAGAGTTCAGACCATTCTCTTCAACA GATTTGAAAATGAATTGGATTCAACGCAAGATCTATCTGTACAATGTCACTTTCGGCCTCTACATGCTGGATTGGTGGGAGCGTTGCCTATTCA ATACTTTGGTGGTTGTATTGATGTGGTTCATCTTTTACAATACCTCACGATACCTAACTGACTTCGGCAAAAG GCATCTGTGGTGA